A genome region from Hevea brasiliensis isolate MT/VB/25A 57/8 chromosome 7, ASM3005281v1, whole genome shotgun sequence includes the following:
- the LOC110634672 gene encoding uncharacterized protein LOC110634672 isoform X1 — translation MAASAISFDQEIPAIVDGNCDLSVDGSCFQLVKPCFDEVNQPCSLDVLPLLFEKASFPVEEKCAFQTAHGQDIYSISMLSEEDKTNPKCTSQLALLSFVELPVSPKKQMCLDPQLNCDNFIGSQMENADAYSPCIVDIDIEMKNFEKKKSNNEAVGSIKSEGLLTGVLQRQASLKTCGRLMQLFTNHGSTLLKLISKDKSFNERVYDTPNNRWRKYKRAASFDSRKVVLLFSILSSLGTLILIYLTLRVRQTADGFVNV, via the exons ATGGCTGCTAGTGCTATTTCCTTTGACCAG GAAATCCCAGCTATTGTTGATGGAAATTGCGATCTATCTGTTGATGGTTCATGCTTTCAGTTAGTAAAGCCATGTTTCGATGAGGTCAACCAGCCGTGCTCTCTAG ATGTTTTGCCTCTGCTTTTTGAGAAGGCTTCGTTTCCAGTGGAAGAAAAATGTGCCTTCCAGACTGCACAT GGCCAAGATATCTATAGTATTTCAATGTTGTCTGAGGAAGACAAAACCAATCCAAAATGTACATCCCAGCTAGCTCTTTTAAGCTTTGTAGAACTTCCTGTTTCACCAAAAAAGCAGATGTGCTTGGATCCTCAACTGAATTGTGATAACTTCATTGGTTCACAAATGGAAAATGCAGATGCTTATTCGCCATGCATTGTGGATATAGATAttgagatgaaaaattttgaaaaaaaaaaatccaataatGAAGCTGTTGGAAGTATAAAAAGCGAAGGTTTGCTAACT GGGGTACTGCAGAGACAAGCAAGCTTAAAAACATGTGGAagactcatgcaactatttacaAATCATGGCTCAACTTTACTGAAGTTGATTTCTAAAG ATAAGTCATTCAATGAGAGAGTTTATGATACACCAAATAACAGATGGAGAAAGTATAAGCGTGCGGCATCATTTGATTCAAGAAAAGTTGTTCTTCTCTTCTCAATCTT GTCAAGTTTGGGGACACTGATATTAATATATCTGACTCTTAGAGTTAGGCAGACTGCTGATGGTTTTGTTAATGTCTAA
- the LOC110639366 gene encoding ras-related protein RABH1e, with amino-acid sequence MATVSPLAKYKLVFLGDQSVGKTSIITRFMYDKFDTTYQATIGIDFLSKTMYLEDRTVRLQLWDTAGQERFRSLIPSYIRDSSVAVIVFDVANRQSFLNTSKWIEEVRTERGSDVIIVLVGNKTDLVDKRQVSIEEGDNKAKEFGVMFIETSAKAGFNIKPLFRKIASALPGMETLSSTKQEDMVDVNLKPTVNSSQSEQQGGGCAC; translated from the exons ATGGCGACAGTGTCTCCACTGGCTAAATACAAGCTGGTGTTCTTGGGTGATCAATCTGTAGGCAAAACGAGCATCATCACTCGCTTCATGTACGATAAATTCGACACCACTTACCAG GCTACCATTGGGATTGATTTTTTGTCCAAAACAATGTACCTTGAAGATCGAACCGTTCGTTTGCAGCTTTG GGATACTGCTGGGCAAGAGAGATTTAGGAGTCTCATACCAAGCTATATCAGAGATTCTTCTGTTGCTGTAATTGTCTTTGATGTGGCCA ATAGGCAATCATTTTTGAACACTTCTAAGTGGATTGAGGAGGTACGAACAGAACGAGGCAGTGATGTTATTATTGTCCTTGTTGGGAACAAAACTGATCTTGTTGATAAAAG GCAAGTATCTATAGAGGAAGGAGATAACAAGGCAAAAGAGTTTGGAGTGATGTTTATAGAAACTAGTGCAAAAGCAGGGTTCAATATTAAG CCTTTATTCCGGAAAATTGCGTCTGCCTTGCCgggaatggaaacactttcttcaacCAAACAAGAAGACATGGTTGATGTGAACCTTAAGCCCACTGTGAATTCATCCCAGAGTGAGCAGCAAGGAGGAGGTTGCGCATGTTAA
- the LOC110634672 gene encoding uncharacterized protein LOC110634672 isoform X2, whose translation MAASAISFDQEIPAIVDGNCDLSVDGSCFQLVKPCFDEVNQPCSLDVLPLLFEKASFPVEEKCAFQTAHGQDIYSISMLSEEDKTNPKYAYSPCIVDIDIEMKNFEKKKSNNEAVGSIKSEGLLTGVLQRQASLKTCGRLMQLFTNHGSTLLKLISKDKSFNERVYDTPNNRWRKYKRAASFDSRKVVLLFSILSSLGTLILIYLTLRVRQTADGFVNV comes from the exons ATGGCTGCTAGTGCTATTTCCTTTGACCAG GAAATCCCAGCTATTGTTGATGGAAATTGCGATCTATCTGTTGATGGTTCATGCTTTCAGTTAGTAAAGCCATGTTTCGATGAGGTCAACCAGCCGTGCTCTCTAG ATGTTTTGCCTCTGCTTTTTGAGAAGGCTTCGTTTCCAGTGGAAGAAAAATGTGCCTTCCAGACTGCACAT GGCCAAGATATCTATAGTATTTCAATGTTGTCTGAGGAAGACAAAACCAATCCAAAAT ATGCTTATTCGCCATGCATTGTGGATATAGATAttgagatgaaaaattttgaaaaaaaaaaatccaataatGAAGCTGTTGGAAGTATAAAAAGCGAAGGTTTGCTAACT GGGGTACTGCAGAGACAAGCAAGCTTAAAAACATGTGGAagactcatgcaactatttacaAATCATGGCTCAACTTTACTGAAGTTGATTTCTAAAG ATAAGTCATTCAATGAGAGAGTTTATGATACACCAAATAACAGATGGAGAAAGTATAAGCGTGCGGCATCATTTGATTCAAGAAAAGTTGTTCTTCTCTTCTCAATCTT GTCAAGTTTGGGGACACTGATATTAATATATCTGACTCTTAGAGTTAGGCAGACTGCTGATGGTTTTGTTAATGTCTAA